From the Ensifer adhaerens genome, the window TGAAGATCGTGAAAGGGAAGGAGAGGCTTACTCTCCCGGCGCGAGATGCGGCGCCTCGATATGGGCTCCGGCGTGTTTCAAGGGCCGCTCGCCGGTGAGCTTGCGGATCAGCACGTAGAAGACCGGGGTCATGAAGATGCCGAACGCCGTGACGCCGATCATGCCGGCAAAGACCGCGACACCCATGGCCGAGCGCATTTCTGCACCCGCGCCGGTGGACATCACCAAGGGTACCACGCCCATAATGAAGGCCATCGAGGTCATCAGGATCGGGCGCAGACGCAGCCGGCTCGCCTCGATCGCTGCCTTCACCGGCGTGCTGCCTGAGAGTTCCAGTTCGCGGGCGAACTCGACGATCAGGATGGCGTTCTTCGCCGATAGGCCGACCAGCACGATCAGACCGATCTGGGTGAAGACGTTGTTGTCGCCTCCCGTCAGCCAGACGCCCACCAGCGCCGCCATGATGCCCATCGGCACGATCAGAATGATCGAGATCGGCAGCGTCAGGCTCTCATACTGTGCGGCAAGCACGAGGTAGACGAGCAGCAGCGCCAGCGGGAAGACGAGCAGGCCCGAGTTGCCGGCCAGGATCTGCTGGTAGGTGAGATCCGTCCATTCGAAGCCGATGCCGGGCGGCAGAGTTTCGGCGGCGATCTTCTCGATGGCAGCCTGAGCCTGGCCGGACGAGAAGCCCGGTGCCGGGCCGCCATTGATGTCGGCCGACAGGAAGCCATTGTAGCGGATCGCCCTTTCGGCGCCGACCGTCTGCTCGACCTTCAAGAGTGCCGACAGCGGGATCATCTCGCCGGACTGCGAACGCACCTTCAGCTTGCCGATGTCGTCGGCATGGCTGCGGTAGTTGGCGTCCGCCTGGATGCGCACGCTGTAGGTGCGGCCGAAGGCGTTGAAGTCGTTGACGTAGAGCGAGCCCAAGTAGATCTGCAGGGTCTCGAAGACGTCGGTGACGGCCACGCCAAGCTGGCGCGCCTTGACGCGGTCGAGGTCGGCATAGAGCTGCGGCACGTTGATCTGGTAGCTCGAATAGAGCCCGGCCAGTTCAGGTGTCTGGTAGGCCTTGGCGAGGAACGCTTTGGTTGCCTCGTCGAGCGCCTGGTAGCCGAGGCCGTTCTTGTCCTCGAGCTGCAGCTTGAAGCCGCCGGTCGTGCCGAGGCCCTGGACGGGCGGCGGTGGGAACATGGCGATGAAGGCATCCTGGATCGCGCCGAATTCCTGGTTGAGCTGCATGGCGATCGCGCCGCCGGACAGTTCGGGCGTCTTGCGTTCCTCGAAGGGCTTCAGGGCGACGAAGACGATGCCGGAGTTCGACGAGTTGGTGAAGCCGTTGATCGACAGGCCCGGGAAGGCGATGGCGTTCTCGACACCCGGATGCTTGAGCGCGATCTCGCTCATGCGCTTGATCACGTCTTCCGAGCGATCGAGCGTCGCTGCGTCCGGAAGCTGGGCGAAGCCGATCAGGTACTGCTTGTCCTGCGCCGGCACGAAGCCGCCGGGGATGGCGCGGAACAGCGTGAAGGTCACGCCGAGCAGCACCACATAGACGACCATGATCAGCGACTTGCGGGTCAGGATCCGTCCGACGCCGCGGCCGTAGGCTTCCGAGCTTGCCCCGAAGAAGCGGTTGAAGCCGCGGAAGAACCAGCCGAACAGCTTGTCCATGGCCCGCGTCAGCCAGTCCTTCGGCGCGTGGTGGTCCTTCAAGAGAAGGGCGGCCAGAGCCGGCGACAGCGTCAGCGAATTCAGCGCCGAGATCACCGTGGAGATCGCGATTGTCAGCGCGAACTGACGATAGAACTGGCCGGTGAGACCGGTGATGAAGGCAAGCGGGACGAAAACGGCGACGAGCACCAGCGCGATTGCGATGATCGGACCCGAGACTTCCTGCATGGCGCGGTAGGTCGCCTGAACAGGCGACAGGCCCTGCTCGATATTGCGCTCGACGTTCTCGACCACCACGATCGCGTCGTCGACGACGATGCCAATCGCCAGCACCAGGCCGAAGAGGCTGAGCGCGTTGATCGAGAAGCCGAAGACATACATCACCGCGAAGGTACCGACGATCGAGACCGGAACGGCGACGAGCGGGATGATCGAGGCGCGCCAGGTCTGCAGAAAGACGATGACGACGATGACGACGAGGGCGATCGCTTCGAGCAGCGTATGGATGACCGACTCGATCGAGGCGCGCACGAACTGGGTCGTGTCATAGACGATTTCGTAGTCGACGCCCTCGGGCATGGTCAGCTTCAGCTCGGCCATGGCCTTGTGCACGTTTTCGGAGATCTGGATCGCGTTCGAACCCGGCGCCTGGAAGATGCCCATGCCGACGGCCGGCTTGTTGTCGAGCAGCGAGCGCAGTGAATAGTCGGCAGCACCCATCTCGACGCGTGCGACGTCGCCAAGCCGGGTCACTTCGCCCTCGGCGCCGGATTTGACGACGATGTTGGCGAAATCCTCAGGCGTCTGCAGACGCCCTTGCGCGTTGACGGAAAGCTGCAGGTCGAGGCCCGGAACCGACGGCGAGGCGCCGATAACGCCTGCCGCCGCCTGGACGTTCTGGCCACGCACCGCATTGGCGATGTCGCTTGCCGCAAGGCCGCGCTCGGCCGCCTTCTGCGGATCGATCCAGACGCGCATCGAATAATCGCCGCCGCCGAAGATCTGCACCTGGCCGACACCGTCGATGCGGGCCAGCCGATCCTTGACGTTCAGCACACCGTAGTTGCGCAGATAGTTGATGTCGTACTGGCCGTTCGGCGAGATCAGATGGACCACCAGCGTCAGGTCGGGCGAGCTCTTGACGGTCGTGACGCCGAGGCGGCGCACTTCCTCGGGCAGCCGCGGCTCGGCCTGCGAGACGCGGTTTTGCACGAGTTGCTGGGCCTGGTCCGGGTCGGTGCCGAGTTCGAAGGTGACGGTCAGCGTCATCAGGCCATCGGCGGTCGCCTGGCTCTGCATGTAGAGCATGCCTTCGACGCCATTGATCTGTTCTTCGAGCGGTGTCGCCACCGTCTCGGCGATCACGGCCGGGTTGGCGCCCGGGTACTGCGCACGCACGACGATCTGCGGCGGAACGACTTCGGGATATTCGGAGATCGGCAGACCGGTCATGCCGATCAGGCCGGCCACGAAGATCAGGACCGAAAGGACGCCCGCGAAGACCGGGCGGTCGACGAAGAAGCGTGAGAAATTCATGGTATCCCCCTTGGGACGTTTTAGGCAGACCTCGGGCGTTCGCGGCAAAATCTTCGCCACGCGGCATAGTCTGCTGAGTGATGCCTTGGCTGGCTGCTCGCCGCGCTCAGCGGGGAGCAGCCAGGACCATTACTTGGCGATCGAAGCGGTCGTTTCCTCGACCTGCTGTGGCGCGACGACAACGCCCGGGCGAACCCGCTGCAGGCCGTTGACGACGATGTTCTCGCCGGACTTCAGGCCGCTTTCGACGATGCGCAGACCGTCGGAATTCGGTCCGAGCTTGACCTGGCGATACTCGACCTTGTTGTCGGTACCGACGACGAAGACGAACTTCTTGTCCTGGTCGGAACCGATGGCGCGGTCGCTGACCACAAGCTTCTCCTCGGGGTCCGGCTCGCCGATGCGGATACGGACGAACTGTCCGGGGATCAGCTTGCCTTCGGCGTTTTCAAGCGCCGCACGCACCCGGATCGTGCCGGTCGCCGCATCCACCTCGTTGTTGATGAGCTGGATATGGCCTGTGATCGGCGTGCCGTCGTCCGCAGCGGTGCCGACCTGCACCGGGAGACGCTCGATCGCGCTGCCGCCGGCGGATGCCGCGAGCTTCGCAAGCGCGGTGG encodes:
- a CDS encoding efflux RND transporter permease subunit gives rise to the protein MNFSRFFVDRPVFAGVLSVLIFVAGLIGMTGLPISEYPEVVPPQIVVRAQYPGANPAVIAETVATPLEEQINGVEGMLYMQSQATADGLMTLTVTFELGTDPDQAQQLVQNRVSQAEPRLPEEVRRLGVTTVKSSPDLTLVVHLISPNGQYDINYLRNYGVLNVKDRLARIDGVGQVQIFGGGDYSMRVWIDPQKAAERGLAASDIANAVRGQNVQAAAGVIGASPSVPGLDLQLSVNAQGRLQTPEDFANIVVKSGAEGEVTRLGDVARVEMGAADYSLRSLLDNKPAVGMGIFQAPGSNAIQISENVHKAMAELKLTMPEGVDYEIVYDTTQFVRASIESVIHTLLEAIALVVIVVIVFLQTWRASIIPLVAVPVSIVGTFAVMYVFGFSINALSLFGLVLAIGIVVDDAIVVVENVERNIEQGLSPVQATYRAMQEVSGPIIAIALVLVAVFVPLAFITGLTGQFYRQFALTIAISTVISALNSLTLSPALAALLLKDHHAPKDWLTRAMDKLFGWFFRGFNRFFGASSEAYGRGVGRILTRKSLIMVVYVVLLGVTFTLFRAIPGGFVPAQDKQYLIGFAQLPDAATLDRSEDVIKRMSEIALKHPGVENAIAFPGLSINGFTNSSNSGIVFVALKPFEERKTPELSGGAIAMQLNQEFGAIQDAFIAMFPPPPVQGLGTTGGFKLQLEDKNGLGYQALDEATKAFLAKAYQTPELAGLYSSYQINVPQLYADLDRVKARQLGVAVTDVFETLQIYLGSLYVNDFNAFGRTYSVRIQADANYRSHADDIGKLKVRSQSGEMIPLSALLKVEQTVGAERAIRYNGFLSADINGGPAPGFSSGQAQAAIEKIAAETLPPGIGFEWTDLTYQQILAGNSGLLVFPLALLLVYLVLAAQYESLTLPISIILIVPMGIMAALVGVWLTGGDNNVFTQIGLIVLVGLSAKNAILIVEFARELELSGSTPVKAAIEASRLRLRPILMTSMAFIMGVVPLVMSTGAGAEMRSAMGVAVFAGMIGVTAFGIFMTPVFYVLIRKLTGERPLKHAGAHIEAPHLAPGE